The following coding sequences are from one Paenibacillus tundrae window:
- a CDS encoding alpha-glycosidase has translation MLLEAIYHQPKRNWAYAYDKDTVRLRLRAKKNDLTEAHALTGDKYAWEQTKELIPLTKYTSDSMFDYYEGQVRPPYHRLKYAFLLKSGTEQIWMTETDFQEEEPDEPGRMFQFPYIHEGAVFTPPAWVKDAVFYQIFPERFANGNAELNPEKVEPWGGEPTPFNFFGGDLQGVIDHLDYLSELGINAIYFTPIFEATTNHKYDTEDYMRVDRHFGDAETIKRLVQLCHDREIRVILDAVFNHAGKTFAPFVDVQQNGAESKYKDWFHVHEFPLDVKDGIPTYETFGFEAHMPKLNTENPEVKAYLLEVAEYWIKEVGTDGWRLDVADEVDDAFWRDFRRVVKAANPEAYILGEVWNESSAWLQGDQFDASMNYPFTEAVNHFFVKNTMHAEQFANSIGRQLSRYPHQASEVAFNLLDSHDTPRLLTLCEGDQRKMKLAALFQFSFMGAPCIYYGDEIGLDGDHDPGCRKCMEWDETKQDRELFDFYQRLIALRHAHPALRADGTIRFLQAREGGSQLVMERQNEEERILILFNRSEETAIVELETETDDWNELFGEKHRIALEDGILAIELPAYGYAVLSLALE, from the coding sequence ATGCTGCTGGAAGCCATCTATCATCAACCGAAACGCAATTGGGCCTACGCCTATGACAAGGATACTGTTCGCTTGCGTCTACGCGCCAAAAAGAATGATCTCACCGAGGCACACGCCTTGACTGGGGACAAATACGCATGGGAACAAACGAAAGAATTAATTCCTCTAACAAAGTATACGTCGGATTCGATGTTTGATTATTACGAAGGGCAAGTACGCCCTCCTTATCACCGTCTGAAATATGCTTTCCTCCTCAAAAGTGGAACGGAACAAATCTGGATGACCGAAACCGACTTCCAAGAGGAAGAGCCGGATGAGCCGGGGCGAATGTTTCAGTTCCCCTACATTCATGAAGGTGCTGTATTTACGCCACCTGCTTGGGTGAAAGATGCCGTCTTTTATCAGATCTTCCCCGAACGCTTCGCGAATGGCAATGCTGAACTTAATCCAGAGAAGGTGGAGCCTTGGGGCGGTGAGCCGACACCATTTAATTTCTTCGGCGGTGATCTACAGGGCGTCATTGACCATCTCGATTATCTCAGCGAACTTGGCATTAATGCGATTTATTTCACACCGATCTTTGAAGCGACAACCAATCATAAATACGATACCGAAGATTATATGCGGGTAGACCGGCACTTTGGAGATGCAGAGACCATTAAACGGCTTGTGCAGCTGTGCCATGATCGTGAGATTCGTGTCATTCTAGACGCGGTGTTCAACCATGCTGGGAAGACATTTGCACCATTCGTCGATGTACAGCAGAACGGAGCAGAATCCAAGTATAAGGACTGGTTCCACGTCCATGAGTTTCCGCTGGATGTGAAGGATGGCATTCCGACGTATGAGACCTTTGGCTTCGAAGCCCATATGCCAAAGCTAAATACAGAGAATCCCGAGGTGAAAGCCTATTTGCTGGAGGTTGCCGAGTATTGGATCAAAGAGGTAGGCACCGATGGCTGGCGGCTCGATGTCGCTGATGAAGTAGACGATGCCTTCTGGCGAGATTTCCGCCGGGTCGTGAAGGCTGCCAATCCGGAAGCCTATATCCTTGGCGAAGTGTGGAACGAATCGTCTGCTTGGCTGCAGGGCGATCAGTTCGATGCATCGATGAATTATCCGTTTACCGAAGCGGTCAATCATTTCTTTGTCAAAAATACAATGCATGCTGAGCAATTTGCCAATTCCATAGGTCGTCAACTATCCCGCTATCCTCATCAGGCGAGCGAGGTCGCTTTTAATTTGTTAGACAGTCATGACACGCCCCGCTTGCTCACTCTCTGTGAAGGGGATCAACGGAAGATGAAGTTGGCTGCGTTATTCCAATTCAGTTTTATGGGTGCGCCATGTATCTATTACGGAGACGAGATTGGACTAGACGGTGATCATGACCCTGGTTGTCGCAAATGTATGGAATGGGACGAGACGAAGCAAGACCGCGAACTGTTCGACTTTTATCAAAGACTTATTGCACTCCGTCACGCTCATCCCGCTCTACGCGCAGACGGTACCATTCGATTCCTACAAGCACGCGAAGGCGGTAGCCAGCTTGTCATGGAACGTCAGAATGAAGAAGAACGCATTCTAATCTTGTTCAATCGGTCAGAAGAAACTGCCATCGTTGAGCTAGAGACGGAAACAGATGATTGGAATGAGCTGTTTGGCGAGAAGCACCGGATCGCGTTAGAGGATGGCATACTTGCGATCGAGCTTCCTGCCTACGGATATGCGGTGTTAAGCCTGGCTCTGGAATAA
- the sdaAB gene encoding L-serine ammonia-lyase, iron-sulfur-dependent subunit beta, with amino-acid sequence MRFKDVFSIIGPSMTGPSSSHTAGAARLGRIARQWLGCTPERARLTLYGSFADTYQGHGTDLALIGGLLDYATDDPRIPDAEEYAEQAGIEVEFFTSGLPAPHPNTVKIELWHGDRECSLIGASIGGGSVSVHALNDFRVQISGEFPTLVLRHADKAGVLASVTSTISSSGVNIGYMQVDRKARDGEALTAMEMDGAPDPDMLSRLKLLDHVLDIRVIDLKKGVSPDAI; translated from the coding sequence ATGCGTTTTAAAGATGTTTTCTCAATTATTGGTCCGTCGATGACAGGACCTTCAAGTTCACATACGGCTGGAGCGGCGAGGCTCGGCAGAATAGCTCGTCAGTGGTTGGGTTGCACGCCAGAGCGCGCCCGGCTGACATTATACGGATCGTTTGCCGATACGTATCAAGGACATGGTACAGATCTTGCTCTCATTGGTGGATTGCTTGATTATGCGACAGACGATCCGCGAATACCAGATGCTGAAGAGTATGCAGAACAGGCGGGTATAGAGGTTGAGTTTTTCACAAGTGGCCTGCCTGCGCCCCATCCCAATACGGTCAAAATTGAGCTGTGGCACGGTGACCGTGAATGTTCATTGATCGGTGCGTCCATTGGCGGCGGCAGTGTATCGGTGCACGCGTTGAATGATTTTCGCGTCCAGATCAGCGGGGAGTTCCCAACATTGGTGTTGCGTCATGCTGACAAAGCAGGAGTGCTCGCATCTGTCACGTCTACGATTAGCTCCTCAGGCGTGAATATCGGCTATATGCAGGTAGACCGGAAAGCTCGGGATGGTGAAGCCTTGACTGCAATGGAGATGGATGGGGCACCAGACCCGGATATGTTAAGCCGTTTGAAGTTGCTGGATCATGTGCTGGATATTCGTGTAATAGATTTGAAGAAGGGAGTGAGTCCAGATGCGATTTAA
- a CDS encoding PH domain-containing protein gives MDNTELNNRELRRLHPKVKQATALTALMVNGLLTLLAIGYLIVAWARDWTLWPGWAALGLFTLSFMWFGWALPALQYRYFSFRVAEDELEIHSGWLWITDTIVPMTRVQQVELESGPLLRKYGLAKVSIVTAAATLVIAGLEREEAEQLKRNIGHLAKVEDRDE, from the coding sequence ATGGATAACACAGAGCTTAACAACAGAGAACTGCGGCGTCTCCACCCAAAAGTTAAACAAGCTACAGCCCTGACGGCCCTTATGGTCAATGGGCTGTTGACTCTTTTGGCCATTGGATATCTGATTGTCGCATGGGCTAGAGATTGGACGTTGTGGCCAGGCTGGGCTGCGCTCGGATTATTCACCTTGTCCTTCATGTGGTTTGGCTGGGCTCTGCCAGCTCTTCAATATCGTTATTTCAGTTTCCGAGTTGCTGAGGATGAGCTTGAAATTCATTCCGGCTGGCTGTGGATCACCGATACGATTGTGCCTATGACACGTGTGCAGCAGGTAGAGCTGGAGAGCGGCCCGTTGCTGCGTAAATATGGATTAGCTAAGGTCAGTATCGTTACTGCTGCAGCGACACTTGTGATCGCTGGTCTGGAGCGTGAGGAAGCGGAGCAACTCAAACGAAATATCGGGCATTTAGCCAAGGTGGAAGATCGAGATGAATGA
- a CDS encoding LolA family protein → MMKKGWMMLGTALLAGSLLGGCAEKDLVGLSGDEMIEKVVHAETKPASYYAEGVMKMWSDDKLSHTMHIKEWVDGETGRKRTETEENGNISYAVNDGTNITIYEKETGTAYSMNVSAMGQQPEQTQKQILVNQLERLRNSHDVDMMGQEELHEQEVIHIKLTPKEEGTLSISSEYWVDPKTWMIVKVISTYGDEKSEMVYDPIQYDPEFSEDTFVIDIPEEVDVKDLNDLTQSSEVSLEEAEQALGQPFLQDLNGELELSRIEMYSSSGAFGRNEVTLYYINNDKVEVSLTVFNAPDENVDNTLLPDESKVEIRGTEGSYMKSIRNISWTENGLRYSIMGENEEWTMERLQAWAKELKLSN, encoded by the coding sequence ATGATGAAAAAAGGATGGATGATGCTCGGTACAGCCCTACTTGCAGGGTCACTGCTCGGAGGTTGCGCGGAGAAGGATCTGGTTGGCCTGTCAGGAGATGAGATGATCGAGAAAGTTGTCCATGCAGAAACGAAACCCGCCTCATACTATGCCGAAGGTGTAATGAAAATGTGGTCGGATGACAAATTGAGTCACACGATGCACATAAAGGAATGGGTCGATGGAGAGACAGGACGTAAGCGCACAGAAACAGAGGAGAATGGCAATATCAGCTACGCGGTCAATGACGGAACGAACATTACCATTTACGAAAAAGAGACGGGCACGGCGTATTCAATGAACGTATCTGCCATGGGACAACAGCCTGAACAGACTCAAAAACAGATACTGGTGAATCAGCTGGAAAGGTTGCGGAATTCCCATGATGTGGATATGATGGGACAGGAAGAGCTTCATGAACAGGAAGTCATTCACATTAAGCTGACGCCGAAGGAAGAGGGTACCTTATCCATTTCCTCCGAGTATTGGGTAGACCCTAAAACATGGATGATTGTTAAAGTCATCAGCACATATGGTGATGAAAAGTCAGAAATGGTCTATGATCCGATACAATATGATCCGGAATTTTCTGAGGATACGTTCGTGATTGACATCCCCGAGGAAGTCGATGTGAAGGATCTGAACGATCTGACCCAGAGTTCGGAAGTGAGTCTGGAAGAAGCTGAGCAAGCTTTGGGACAACCCTTTTTGCAGGATCTGAACGGTGAGTTGGAGCTATCACGGATTGAGATGTATTCATCAAGCGGAGCGTTTGGCAGGAATGAAGTGACCTTGTATTACATTAACAACGACAAGGTTGAAGTGAGTCTAACGGTATTCAATGCGCCGGATGAAAATGTTGATAATACACTGCTGCCCGATGAATCCAAGGTGGAAATTCGAGGTACCGAGGGTTCGTATATGAAGAGCATACGAAACATATCATGGACTGAGAATGGATTGCGTTACTCCATTATGGGTGAGAACGAAGAATGGACGATGGAGAGGCTTCAGGCTTGGGCGAAGGAACTGAAGCTTTCCAATTAG
- a CDS encoding MFS transporter, with protein sequence MENSQERIEQPGNKPGGWKHAGLLLGGVGISNLGDFIYIVAINLMVLNMTQSPAAVAGLWIISPIASVCTKFWSGSVIDRYDQRQLMIGADIVRALLVATLPLFSSLWMMYAVMFLISMSSSIFVPSSQVYITRLVPAERRKRFNSMQALISSGAFITGPAVAGVLLFYLSPAVAIYVNSVSFAVSALILMLLPKLGIGEQSGGKSRLSPRIIAQDWQAVLRFSRKSGYVVGIYVIFQIVLVIGMSLDAQEVVFIRQVMNLSESQYGALMSVTGIGYLVGSLLVTLLAKHIPIRHMMGIGVLMVSLGYFLFARSFSFELAAFAFILLGLCSALANTGLVTFYQNNVPVDLMGRMSSVIGLMLSALQVASILIAGVVAEYLSLRLVYTVVSAAMMLVALILWITSLLPSRSSYYQEAVTKSATMK encoded by the coding sequence ATGGAGAACAGCCAGGAGCGGATAGAGCAGCCTGGTAACAAGCCTGGTGGTTGGAAGCATGCTGGACTGTTATTGGGTGGGGTTGGCATATCTAATCTGGGTGATTTCATATACATTGTGGCTATCAACCTGATGGTGTTGAACATGACGCAATCTCCAGCGGCTGTAGCGGGATTATGGATCATCTCGCCAATCGCCTCAGTATGCACCAAGTTCTGGTCAGGCAGTGTTATTGATCGCTACGATCAACGCCAGTTGATGATTGGTGCGGATATTGTGCGGGCATTGCTGGTAGCCACACTTCCCTTATTTTCAAGTCTGTGGATGATGTATGCTGTAATGTTTCTAATTAGTATGTCATCCTCGATATTTGTACCCTCTTCCCAGGTGTACATTACTCGGCTTGTACCGGCTGAGCGGCGCAAGCGATTTAATTCGATGCAGGCACTCATTAGCTCGGGAGCTTTTATTACGGGGCCTGCTGTAGCTGGTGTATTATTGTTCTATTTATCCCCCGCAGTAGCGATCTACGTGAATAGTGTTTCGTTTGCCGTGTCCGCTCTGATTCTTATGCTGTTACCGAAACTGGGTATAGGTGAGCAGAGTGGTGGGAAGTCGAGATTGTCACCACGGATCATCGCTCAGGACTGGCAAGCTGTGCTGAGGTTTAGTCGCAAGAGCGGTTACGTTGTCGGGATATACGTCATATTTCAGATTGTTCTCGTCATTGGTATGTCGCTGGATGCACAGGAAGTTGTGTTTATTCGTCAGGTGATGAACTTGTCTGAATCTCAATATGGGGCATTGATGAGTGTTACCGGCATCGGTTATCTAGTCGGTTCGTTGCTTGTCACCCTGCTCGCCAAACATATTCCGATCCGTCATATGATGGGGATTGGCGTGCTTATGGTCTCGCTTGGTTATTTCCTATTTGCACGCTCGTTTTCCTTCGAGCTGGCAGCGTTCGCCTTTATCCTGCTTGGATTGTGTTCGGCACTTGCCAACACAGGTCTGGTCACCTTTTACCAAAATAATGTTCCAGTAGATCTCATGGGCAGGATGAGCAGTGTCATTGGACTGATGCTGAGCGCGCTTCAGGTAGCTTCTATTTTGATTGCAGGGGTAGTGGCAGAGTATCTATCTCTTCGTCTGGTGTATACGGTTGTCTCGGCAGCGATGATGTTAGTGGCACTTATTTTATGGATTACTAGTTTGCTTCCTTCAAGAAGTTCATATTATCAAGAGGCTGTGACAAAGAGTGCGACAATGAAGTAG
- a CDS encoding HAMP domain-containing sensor histidine kinase — MKLKYWLMIAFLIVMLLPVAAGWALISLYNYLSDQRSVAEYIELSGRLAPIEQRLSDPDLYRLQSSDAYASLSGLASDQVNVDLYLPSGIRVYTSGGDALSAGAYTVRGSELYRNLFDMQIRHRTFTLKKPVWEKGKLIGIYEITMLRREWLEGISIRTTWVIGFAGVFFILLYGTVLWLLSRKLFRPMRHLMDRMHAFARGEIPMDDVPAARRDEMGMLLEQFDAMQEKVRQTQTEVEKEQKEKELMVASLSHDLKTPLMSISAYAEALSVGTPLEPSERRDYRDVLFGNVNRMKHMIGELEMYTALGSSELKMAMVEVEGEEFFDMLLGSYGGLVEHGQFDVKTVVRTDRLYRLHPEQLMRLTDNLINNALRHTSTNGVVGLGVIASDQQLPEWIISTLVLELDNFRTGSTLILVQNEGPAIPEEQLNRIFEPYVQHQNQEEKAYAGSSGLGLSIAKRIAIKHGGEMRMWSAEGLGTLAACRLPEM, encoded by the coding sequence ATGAAGCTGAAGTACTGGTTGATGATTGCATTTCTTATTGTGATGCTGCTCCCTGTCGCTGCAGGATGGGCACTAATTTCCCTGTACAATTACCTTAGCGACCAGCGCTCCGTAGCGGAATATATAGAGTTATCCGGACGGCTGGCTCCCATTGAGCAGAGGTTATCTGACCCGGATCTATATCGGTTGCAATCTTCGGATGCCTATGCTTCGCTCTCTGGACTGGCTAGTGATCAAGTGAACGTAGACCTCTATTTACCTTCAGGTATCCGGGTGTACACATCCGGCGGGGATGCCTTGTCTGCTGGAGCCTATACCGTCAGGGGTTCGGAGCTATATCGCAATTTGTTCGACATGCAGATTCGTCATCGTACGTTTACGCTGAAAAAGCCAGTATGGGAAAAAGGCAAGCTGATTGGGATATACGAGATTACCATGCTTCGCAGAGAGTGGCTGGAAGGTATCTCGATTCGGACAACCTGGGTCATTGGGTTCGCCGGTGTTTTCTTTATCCTATTATATGGCACGGTGCTCTGGCTGCTATCCAGAAAGCTTTTTCGTCCGATGAGACATCTGATGGATCGAATGCATGCATTTGCACGAGGGGAAATTCCCATGGATGACGTACCGGCGGCACGTCGGGATGAAATGGGTATGCTGCTAGAGCAATTCGATGCGATGCAGGAGAAAGTCAGGCAGACTCAGACAGAGGTGGAGAAGGAACAAAAAGAGAAAGAGCTCATGGTCGCTTCGCTGTCTCATGATCTGAAGACTCCATTAATGTCCATCAGTGCCTATGCGGAGGCACTTAGTGTTGGTACTCCACTAGAACCTTCAGAGAGACGGGACTACCGGGATGTGTTGTTTGGTAATGTGAACCGGATGAAGCACATGATTGGTGAACTTGAAATGTATACGGCGCTGGGTTCCAGTGAACTGAAGATGGCCATGGTTGAGGTGGAAGGCGAAGAGTTTTTCGATATGCTTCTCGGAAGTTATGGGGGACTCGTCGAGCATGGACAGTTTGATGTGAAAACGGTTGTCCGCACAGACCGCCTCTACCGGCTTCATCCCGAGCAACTGATGCGTCTGACAGATAATTTAATTAACAATGCACTGCGTCACACAAGTACAAACGGTGTGGTGGGCCTGGGTGTTATTGCTTCAGATCAGCAGCTTCCAGAATGGATCATATCAACACTGGTGTTGGAGCTAGATAACTTCAGAACGGGATCAACATTAATTCTGGTGCAAAATGAAGGGCCTGCTATTCCCGAAGAACAGCTGAATCGTATTTTTGAACCTTATGTTCAACATCAGAACCAGGAAGAGAAGGCGTACGCGGGCAGTTCAGGTCTGGGATTAAGCATAGCCAAACGGATTGCCATCAAGCATGGAGGTGAGATGCGCATGTGGTCGGCAGAAGGATTAGGTACGCTGGCTGCATGCCGATTGCCTGAGATGTAA
- a CDS encoding response regulator transcription factor, which produces MRDNVNILLVEDDPEIARILMDHLRREGYGVTWASSGLESWEDFREGTYQMVLLDLMLPEMDGFTVCKNIRLISDIPLLMMSARIEEESKVRGLGLGADDYITKPFSLAELTARIKSHLSRYRRYQGVKPESTHQQYNDELSIDPFNQQVQIRGEDVVLTGKEWALLTLLSSHPGRAFTKAELYEHVWNQPVAGSSGTVTVHVKSLRAKLGDEPHQPRWIQTVWGSGYRFVGEIVE; this is translated from the coding sequence ATGAGAGACAATGTAAACATATTGCTGGTGGAGGATGATCCGGAAATCGCCCGCATTTTGATGGACCATCTTCGGCGTGAGGGGTATGGAGTGACTTGGGCTTCGAGCGGTCTGGAGAGCTGGGAAGATTTCAGGGAGGGAACGTATCAAATGGTCTTGCTGGATCTGATGCTGCCGGAGATGGACGGGTTCACGGTATGTAAAAATATCCGCCTGATCAGCGACATTCCGCTGCTTATGATGAGTGCGCGCATCGAAGAAGAGAGTAAGGTCAGGGGTCTCGGTCTGGGCGCTGACGATTATATTACCAAGCCGTTCAGCCTGGCAGAACTTACAGCCCGTATTAAATCCCACTTGAGCAGATATCGCAGATACCAGGGTGTCAAGCCGGAATCGACCCATCAACAATACAACGACGAGTTGTCGATCGACCCATTCAATCAACAGGTCCAGATTCGTGGGGAAGATGTCGTACTGACAGGCAAGGAGTGGGCTTTACTCACGCTATTATCCTCTCATCCAGGCCGTGCATTCACCAAAGCTGAGCTGTATGAACATGTGTGGAATCAGCCAGTTGCGGGAAGCTCGGGTACGGTTACCGTCCATGTAAAGAGCTTGCGAGCCAAGCTGGGTGACGAACCTCATCAACCACGCTGGATTCAGACTGTGTGGGGCAGCGGATACCGATTTGTAGGAGAGATAGTGGAATGA
- a CDS encoding PH domain-containing protein gives MNELNETRRLHKSYILFPLFSVLKSLLPFFILVVLKGLNWSAIPWYLYAGGIAVVLLPSLLYGWLKWRKFSYTLQEDRIVLRRGMFVREERSIYFSRIHAVQTQQPLIQRILRIAQLKIETPGGSKEADGVLPALRVDEAKRVERWLYQKRSEAVVKEPAAVTPGQQMETSGTEIGIHGEYAGIKGEHGTEPGLRSVHETGADSRPSRVEGLEVLEPVETEVPVQQEQLLRLSAGRLFVGALTTMNLPLLLVFATGTYSFADDLLPDHFYRRLVEEAGSLPAIWWLGLIPLMFLLAWILSAVLFTIKYAGFTVEREGGNISIVSGLLERKKHVFSPTKVQAVAIREGLLRQPFGYAEVEIYVLTSEKEKKMMLHPLLPMREVNELLASIVPQYELQADIAKPPSRALWLFLRWKLLIAMLVGIAGTIYFGMVGMGLFLLLPVFGLWGYARYRDEGLNIYGKQLLIRHRQISRLTVLMRRPHVVTVNAIATSRQRARSLLTVEATLMVNRGGWKATFLDQAHAIAVQNWMYQAAQYAVRSKPKP, from the coding sequence ATGAATGAACTGAATGAAACAAGGCGTCTACACAAAAGTTATATTTTGTTTCCATTATTCAGTGTCCTGAAATCGTTACTGCCGTTCTTCATTCTAGTAGTACTCAAAGGACTTAATTGGAGCGCAATCCCTTGGTATCTCTACGCAGGAGGAATTGCAGTTGTATTGCTGCCCTCTCTTCTATATGGCTGGTTGAAATGGCGGAAATTCAGCTATACCTTGCAAGAGGATCGCATCGTGCTACGGCGGGGGATGTTTGTAAGGGAAGAGAGATCTATCTATTTCAGCCGGATCCATGCTGTACAGACACAACAGCCTCTAATTCAGCGCATCCTTCGAATCGCACAACTTAAGATTGAGACACCCGGTGGCAGTAAAGAGGCGGATGGTGTGTTACCGGCGCTACGTGTTGATGAAGCGAAGCGAGTGGAGCGGTGGTTGTATCAGAAGCGGAGTGAGGCTGTGGTGAAAGAGCCTGCTGCGGTCACACCCGGACAACAGATGGAGACTTCTGGTACCGAGATAGGAATCCATGGTGAGTATGCCGGAATTAAAGGTGAGCATGGTACAGAACCCGGTCTAAGATCAGTTCATGAGACGGGTGCAGATTCTAGACCAAGCAGGGTGGAGGGCTTAGAAGTTCTAGAGCCTGTTGAAACGGAAGTGCCTGTGCAGCAGGAACAGCTGCTGCGATTGTCGGCCGGTAGACTGTTCGTGGGGGCATTAACAACCATGAATCTGCCGCTTCTTCTCGTTTTTGCCACAGGAACCTATTCTTTCGCAGATGATTTGTTACCAGATCATTTTTATCGACGTCTAGTGGAGGAAGCGGGGAGTTTGCCGGCCATATGGTGGCTAGGTCTTATTCCTCTCATGTTTTTACTCGCTTGGATTCTATCAGCGGTGTTATTTACAATTAAGTATGCTGGGTTCACGGTAGAACGCGAGGGTGGGAATATCTCCATTGTCTCGGGTCTGCTAGAACGCAAAAAGCATGTATTTTCACCTACCAAGGTGCAGGCAGTAGCTATTCGAGAAGGACTGCTGCGTCAACCATTCGGGTATGCGGAGGTTGAGATTTATGTACTGACTTCCGAGAAGGAGAAAAAAATGATGCTTCACCCGCTGCTACCCATGCGTGAAGTGAACGAACTGCTTGCAAGCATCGTGCCACAATATGAATTACAAGCAGATATAGCGAAGCCGCCGTCACGGGCGCTATGGCTGTTTCTCCGTTGGAAACTGCTGATTGCCATGCTGGTTGGAATCGCAGGAACGATATATTTTGGCATGGTGGGTATGGGGTTATTCTTACTACTGCCTGTGTTCGGTTTGTGGGGATATGCACGCTACAGGGATGAAGGGCTGAACATATATGGGAAGCAATTGTTGATCCGCCATCGGCAGATCTCCCGTTTAACCGTGTTAATGCGCCGCCCCCATGTGGTTACAGTGAATGCTATAGCAACATCCCGTCAACGTGCTAGGTCATTACTAACCGTAGAGGCAACATTAATGGTAAACCGTGGCGGCTGGAAGGCGACCTTCTTGGATCAAGCTCATGCAATTGCCGTCCAGAATTGGATGTATCAAGCTGCTCAGTACGCTGTACGCAGTAAGCCTAAGCCGTGA
- the sdaAA gene encoding L-serine ammonia-lyase, iron-sulfur-dependent, subunit alpha, which produces MRFKHLHELNAICTAESKTIAQLMIEEQVQETNTPEADVVQQMSEYYQVMKEAVHKGLNEDTVSRSGLTGGDGKRMAEYIRKGETCSGDASALAMAYALCVSEVNASMGRIVATPTAGSCGIIPGVFISSQERFGWSDEHLVNGLFCAGAIGYVIANNSFISGAEGGCQAEVGSAIGMAAGAMVELRGGTPEQVVHAVGLALKNTLGLICDPVAGLVEIPCIVRNGLGAVTALAAADMALAGVRSAIPSDEVIDVMLEVGSAMPSRHRETAQGGLAQTPTGRKMMEKLAKPKAKRAPEPELETDGAADSASE; this is translated from the coding sequence ATGCGATTTAAGCATTTGCATGAACTGAATGCGATCTGCACGGCTGAATCCAAGACCATTGCTCAGTTGATGATTGAAGAACAAGTCCAAGAGACGAATACACCGGAAGCAGATGTTGTGCAGCAGATGTCGGAATATTATCAGGTGATGAAGGAAGCGGTTCATAAAGGGCTGAATGAAGATACGGTGTCCCGTAGTGGTCTGACTGGTGGAGACGGCAAGAGGATGGCGGAATACATTCGTAAAGGAGAGACTTGCTCAGGTGATGCTTCGGCACTTGCGATGGCGTATGCCCTGTGTGTCTCTGAAGTTAATGCATCCATGGGGCGAATTGTTGCTACCCCTACAGCGGGTTCGTGCGGCATTATTCCAGGTGTGTTCATCAGTTCCCAAGAGCGTTTTGGCTGGAGTGACGAGCACCTGGTCAACGGACTGTTCTGTGCTGGAGCGATCGGTTATGTAATTGCGAACAATTCGTTTATCTCCGGTGCTGAGGGTGGCTGTCAGGCTGAAGTGGGCTCTGCGATTGGTATGGCAGCGGGTGCTATGGTGGAGCTACGTGGAGGCACGCCAGAGCAGGTCGTTCATGCGGTTGGTTTGGCGTTAAAAAATACACTCGGTCTCATCTGCGATCCAGTCGCAGGTCTCGTCGAAATTCCTTGCATCGTCCGTAACGGACTAGGAGCCGTAACCGCTCTAGCGGCTGCTGATATGGCGCTTGCCGGAGTACGTAGCGCCATTCCGTCAGATGAAGTCATTGATGTCATGCTTGAAGTAGGTAGTGCTATGCCAAGCAGGCACCGGGAGACAGCTCAGGGGGGACTGGCTCAGACCCCGACAGGTCGGAAAATGATGGAGAAGCTTGCTAAACCGAAGGCAAAACGTGCACCGGAACCAGAGTTAGAAACAGACGGGGCAGCGGATTCTGCTTCAGAATAA